In Terriglobus sp. TAA 43, a single window of DNA contains:
- a CDS encoding peptidyl-prolyl cis-trans isomerase, with the protein MIRSLQKNNRVMKAIFAIIIGVATISMVAYLVPGLMDGLNGTQQGVYATVRKPGFFGRFSDATDIKSTEVSQVAQNLAQQQNLPAQYLPFLMPRFEAQAQQLLIAQAIEDREADRLGLSASAADVQKELQTGQLGQFFFPDGKFIGDDKYRDFVTTRLGFASVGEFEEKIRQELTGRKLQEFVTAGAVVSDNAVRELVRKQAAKVKFDYVVVSSADIAKTVNPIDSDLEKWFNTNKARYATAVAEKRQITYIPVTLANLPGGKPQVSDADVQAYYNAHKADYHVDQQVKVRHILISAPQGDAKADAAAKAKAQGILDKIHAGGDFAKLAQENSDDPGSKTQGGELGYVKANGQMVKPFQDAAMALKAGETSGLVHTTFGYHIIQATARDEAHDKPLSEVAGEIRPILEQQNGAKALQALTGQIANQAAKEGMDKAAAAHNLKATTSGWLTSSDTIPALPDSAQMMQAAFTGKKGDSPRFAPAGEGTYVVFQTADVQAAHAPTFAEWKDKLLNDYRSEQVPQMLQAKLQKLSDQAKLLGDLHAAAKEMGLPVKSSDLVDRTGNVPDVGSMGGAASTIFDLAKGGVSGPIANGENGVVAQVTDKQEPSAEEIAKAFPAQRDKLVEQQRAELFGVYMQTLIDEYTKKGAVRIHQKPTPQPAGLPIGQ; encoded by the coding sequence ATGATTCGTTCTCTGCAGAAGAATAACCGTGTAATGAAGGCGATTTTCGCCATAATCATCGGCGTCGCCACGATTTCCATGGTGGCCTATCTTGTTCCAGGCTTGATGGATGGCCTGAACGGTACGCAGCAGGGCGTGTATGCCACGGTGCGTAAGCCGGGTTTCTTCGGCCGTTTTAGCGATGCGACTGATATCAAGTCCACCGAAGTATCGCAGGTGGCGCAGAACCTGGCGCAGCAGCAGAACCTGCCCGCGCAGTATCTGCCGTTCCTGATGCCCCGCTTTGAGGCGCAGGCTCAGCAGTTGCTGATTGCACAGGCGATTGAAGATCGTGAGGCGGACCGCCTTGGTCTGAGCGCGAGTGCTGCTGATGTGCAGAAGGAATTGCAGACGGGCCAGCTTGGCCAGTTTTTCTTCCCGGATGGCAAGTTCATTGGCGACGACAAGTACCGCGATTTTGTGACGACGCGCCTGGGCTTTGCCAGCGTTGGCGAGTTTGAAGAGAAGATCCGCCAGGAACTGACCGGACGCAAGCTTCAGGAATTTGTGACGGCAGGCGCCGTGGTGAGCGACAATGCTGTGCGCGAACTGGTTCGTAAGCAGGCCGCGAAGGTGAAGTTCGATTACGTGGTGGTTTCGTCAGCGGACATTGCGAAGACGGTGAACCCGATCGATAGCGATCTGGAGAAGTGGTTCAACACGAACAAGGCACGCTATGCGACGGCTGTTGCAGAGAAGCGTCAGATCACGTACATCCCCGTGACGCTGGCGAACCTGCCCGGTGGCAAGCCGCAGGTGAGCGATGCCGATGTGCAGGCGTATTACAACGCCCACAAGGCCGACTATCACGTTGACCAGCAGGTGAAGGTGCGCCACATCCTGATCTCAGCGCCGCAGGGCGATGCGAAGGCAGATGCGGCGGCGAAGGCCAAGGCTCAGGGCATCCTGGACAAGATTCATGCTGGTGGCGACTTTGCGAAGTTGGCGCAGGAGAACTCGGACGATCCGGGATCGAAGACGCAGGGTGGCGAACTGGGTTATGTGAAGGCCAATGGCCAGATGGTGAAGCCGTTCCAGGATGCCGCAATGGCACTGAAGGCTGGCGAGACATCGGGCCTTGTGCATACGACGTTTGGTTATCACATCATTCAGGCGACAGCTCGTGACGAAGCGCATGACAAGCCGTTGAGCGAAGTTGCTGGCGAGATCCGTCCGATTCTGGAACAGCAGAACGGTGCGAAGGCTCTGCAAGCGCTGACGGGACAGATTGCGAATCAGGCTGCGAAAGAGGGCATGGACAAGGCCGCTGCTGCGCACAACCTGAAGGCAACGACGTCTGGCTGGCTGACCAGCAGCGACACCATTCCGGCGCTGCCGGATAGCGCGCAGATGATGCAGGCCGCGTTTACGGGTAAGAAGGGCGATTCGCCACGTTTCGCTCCCGCAGGTGAAGGCACTTATGTTGTGTTCCAGACTGCTGATGTGCAGGCCGCGCATGCGCCCACGTTTGCAGAGTGGAAGGACAAGCTGCTGAACGACTATCGCAGCGAGCAGGTTCCGCAGATGTTGCAGGCGAAGCTGCAGAAGCTGAGCGATCAGGCAAAGCTGCTGGGCGATCTGCATGCTGCTGCGAAGGAAATGGGCCTGCCGGTGAAGTCGTCGGACCTGGTCGACCGCACGGGCAATGTGCCGGATGTGGGATCGATGGGCGGTGCTGCTTCTACCATCTTCGACCTTGCGAAGGGCGGCGTGAGTGGCCCCATTGCGAATGGCGAAAACGGCGTCGTGGCGCAGGTGACGGACAAGCAGGAGCCTTCGGCTGAGGAGATTGCGAAGGCATTCCCGGCACAGCGCGACAAACTGGTTGAACAGCAGCGCGCGGAACTGTTTGGCGTGTACATGCAGACGCTGATTGATGAATACACGAAGAAGGGTGCCGTGAGGATTCATCAGAAGCCCACACCGCAGCCGGCTGGATTGCCGATTGGGCAGTAG